A genomic region of Antennarius striatus isolate MH-2024 chromosome 16, ASM4005453v1, whole genome shotgun sequence contains the following coding sequences:
- the brd4 gene encoding bromodomain-containing protein 4 isoform X3, whose product MGDGLDAAQMSGSSSSQGQAQQINPPPPEYINPNRPKRQTNQLQYLLKIVLKALWKHQFAWPFHAPVDAVKLNLPDYYSIIKTPMDMGTIKKRLENSYYSNAQECIQDFNTMFTNCYIYNKPSDDIVLMAKSLEKDFLQKVSEMPQEETEIVVMTGKGRGRGRRDGGLNLKPGAIIDSSSTTPQTRGLSNLSAAPQTRGPVQGPPSLPPQPLMLALPSHVPPMLSSHAPQLGAPYCLGQSDCSPQVPIMTSVPPLAQTSLPPVSIQSAAPMMQNPITMTKQRKSQKRKADTTTPTANDQLSESSPADSKSGKTLPRRESTRPTKLMKKEAPDSQHHIGIGIGLSGPGGHSPKPQDQLGYCANLVREMLSKKHAAHAWPFYKPVDVDALGLHDYHDIIKHPMDLSTIKAKLENRQYREPQEFAADVRLMFSNCYKYNPPDHEVVSMARKLQDVFEMRFAKMPDEPENKPVVSAPAPTLHHPAPVKPQPTLAPVPSSSDSSSDSSSESESSTDDSEEERAQRLAELQEQLKAVHEQLAALSQPQASKPKRKEKEKKEKKKEKHKKKGGMPALDEIQDAPLVSQLSKKSKTSNNNSKEVAPKKKSSKKDGMKGNHPSNLLPVPTLEEDLGTAGSSVPGEKCKPMTYEEKRQLSLDINKLPGDKLGRVVHIIQSREPSLKNSNPDEIEIDFETLKPSTLRELERYVSSCLRKKKKVPVEKLVESVATSKKTGSSSESSGSSTDSEAEGTGMIKQLKKKGQSVKEGKKMHPHNQSGLPQTGLHLQAVTSQLKQHQPSPAAFIVPPVAALESSQLLETSFESLPHFGQPLMQLSHHAGNSSSPAPPHLNAHSAGPVSPETHPFLNQHPILPSPALHSSMPQQPSRPSHKAAPLHPKPPQQQPAPPQQQPALQQQQQQPQPQQQQLQQQQQLQPQPVAPPQHQLPTQILHPPQPLHQRPMSPPTLTPQGLLSSQPPQMLLEDDEEPGSTTPMNQVQLYLQQFQQSRQPQQSMQSLQAQARQQQQPGQTSLLQSVQGQAQLSSQTALPPPQLPVQAQVQAAPSHQAPPQQIPLHQTRLMQHTQQPQQQPQQQQLNYQQGPGLPGQTQGSQHKISMSTNKAQQIIQQQQEQPSPRPTKADPYNTGHMRDNPSPLMMHSPQLPQFPPVSHQSPPHNMQPKKQRVPGSQGGLKEEKLSPSPVIRGEPFNPAMRPDHHKHPDIKPSQPGHSQQNVKSMDSSRPVIRSSEPSGPSPSLQDKEKFKQEPKTPTGPKKVQDVKLKNMGSWASLAQRSTSTPLSAAKSSSESFEQFRRAAREKEEREKALKAQAEQAEKDRLRREQDKLRGRDEEDIMEPSRRVHEEPRRRLEQHIPAPSQQQQQQQQQQEPQPAAIQPPPQPPTPPQPTTQNPLDQQRELARRREQERRRREAMAATIDMNFQSDLMAIFEENLF is encoded by the exons GACTATTATTCAATAATCAAAACTCCTATGGACATGGGAACAATCAAGAAAAGACTTGAGAACAGTTACTACAGTAATGCCCAAGAATGTATCCAAGACTTCAACACAATGTTTACCAACTGCTACATATACAACAAG CCTTCCGATGACATTGTCTTAATGGCCAAGTCTTTAGAGAAGGATTTCCTTCAAAAGGTCTCTGAAATGCCTCAGGAAGAAACTGAGATTGTTGTCATGACAGGAAAAGGACGTGGTCGTGGCAGGAGAGACGGAG GTTTGAACTTGAAACCAGGGGCCATCATTGATTCTTCATCTACGACTCCACAAACACGTGGTCTGTCAAACCTCTCAGCAGCACCACAGACCAGAGGACCAGTGCAGGGCCCGCCTTCACTACCTCCCCAGCCTTTGATGCTGGCCCTGCCGTCCCACGTGCCCCCAATGCTATCCAGCCATGCACCACAGCTTGGAGCTCCCTACTGCCTTGGCCAGTCGGACTGCTCACCTCAAGTTCCCATCATGACCTCTGTGCCTCCCCTTGCTCAGACTTCTCTTCCTCCAGTATCCATCCAGAGCGCTGCTCCCATGATGCAGAACCCTATAACCATGACCAAA CAAAGAAAGAGCCAGAAAAGGAAGGCTGACACTACAACACCCACAGCAAACGACCAACTAAGCGAGTCGTCACCAGCAGATTCCAAATCTGGAAAGACACTACCCAGACGAGAGAGTACACGGCCTACGAAACTGATGAAGAAAGAGGCTCCAGATTCCCAGCATCACATAGGCATTGGGATTGGACTCAGTGGACCAGGTGGTCATAGCCCCAAACCGCAGGATCAGCTGGGATACTGTGCTAATCTCGTCAGGGAAATGCTATCTAAGAAGCACGCTGCTCATGCCTGGCCATTCTACAAACCTGTTGATGTGGATGCACTGGGATTACACGATTATCACGATATTATCAAACATCCAATGGACCTCAGCACCATCAAG GCCAAGCTGGAGAACAGACAATACCGGGAACCCCAGGAGTTTGCTGCTGATGTTCGATTAATGTTTTCCAACTGCTACAAATATAATCCCCCAGACCACGAGGTGGTTTCTATGGCACGCAAGTTACAG GATGTCTTCGAGATGCGCTTTGCAAAGATGCCAGATGAACCTGAGAACAAGCCTGTTGTTTCCGCTCCAGCGCCTACACTTCACCATCCTGCCCCTGTGAAGCCGCAGCCTACTTTGGCCCCAGTTCCCTCATCGTCTGACAGCTCCAGTGACTCATCCTCTGAGTCCGAGTCTTCCACTGATGACTCTGAAGAGGAGAGAGCACAGAGACTGGCAGAGCTTCAGGAACAG TTGAAAGCTGTCCATGAGCAGCTGGCTGCGCTGTCCCAACCACAAGCCAGCAAACCaaagagaaaggagaaggaaaagaaggagaagaaaaaagagaaacataagaagaaaggaggcatGCCTGCCTTAGATGAGATCCAGGATGCTCCACTTGTTTCACAGCTCTCTAAGAAGTCAAAAACcagtaacaataacagcaaAGAGGTGGCTCCTAAGAAGAAATCCAG TAAAAAGGACGGGATGAAAGGTAATCATCCCTCCAACCTGCTACCAGTTCCCACCCTGGAAGAGGATCTGGGAACAGCTGGGTCATCAGTtccaggggaaaaatgcaaacctATGACTTATGAGGAGAAGAGGCAGCTAAGCTTGGATATCAACAAGCTTCCTGGGGACAAGCTTGGTCGTGTAGTGCACATCATTCAGTCCAGGGAGCCTTCACTCAAAAACTCAAACCCCGATGAGATCGAGATTGACTTTGAGACGCTAAAGCCTTCTACTCTACGTGAGCTGGAGCGATATGTATCTTCATGCCTCcgcaagaagaaaaaagttcCAG TTGAGAAGCTTGTGGAGTCCGTGGCTACCTCCAAAAAGACTGGATCTTCTTCAGAGAGCAGCGGCTCCAGCACAGACAGCGAAGCTGAGGGGACAG GAATGATAAAGCAACTAAAAAAGAAGGGCCAGTCTGTGAAGGAGGGAAAGAAGATGCATCCTCACAATCAGAGCGGTCTTCCTCAAACTGGGCTTCATTTACAAGCTGTAACCAGTCAGTTGAAGCAGCACCAACCGTCTCCCGCAGCCTTCATTGTTCCGCCTGTAGCTGCTCTGGAGTCTTCCCAGCTACTGGAGACTAGTTTTGAATCCCTGCCACATTTCGGTCAGCCTCTAATGCAGCTTTCCCACCACGCGGGCAACTCCTCCTCACCTGCGCCTCCGCACCTCAATGCTCATTCTGCCGGGCCAGTGTCCCCTGAGACCCACCCCTTCCTCAACCAGCATCCCATCCTCCCATCCCCAG CCTTGCACAGTTCCATGCCTCAGCAGCCTTCACGACCCAGTCACAAGGCAGCACCCCTTCATCCAAAACCCCCACAGCAGCAACCAGCACCGCCTCAGCAGCAGCCGGCtttgcagcaacagcagcaacaaccgcaaccacaacaacagcagctccagcagcagcagcagctccaaccCCAGCCGGTGGCTCCACCACAGCACCAGCTCCCCACTCAGATTCTACACCCTCCTCAGCCGCTTCACCAGCGGCCCATGTCCCCCCCAACGCTCACACCCCAGGGCTTGCTGTCTTCTCAGCCTCCCCAGATGCTACTGGAAGACGACGAAGAACCCGGGTCGACGACGCCGATGAACCAAGTCCAGCTCTATCTGCAGCAATTCCAACAAAGCCGTCAGCCCCAGCAGTCCATGCAGTCGCTCCAGGCGCAGGCTCGTCAGCAGCAACAACCGGGACAGACGTCCCTACTTCAGTCTGTTCAGGGACAGGCTCAACTCTCCTCTCAAACTGCACTGCCTCCCCCCCAGCTCCCTGTTCAGGCCCAGGTTCAGGCAGCCCCATCGCATCAGGCCCCACCCCAACAAATTCCTCTACACCAGACCCGACTCATGCAGCACACTCAGCAGCCACAACAACAGCCACAACAGCAGCAACTGAACTACCAGCAGGGTCCGGGGCTACCCGGTCAGACGCAGGGATCCCAACACAAGATATCCATGTCCACAAACAAAGCACAGCAGatcatccagcagcagcaggaacaacccTCCCCCCGCCCGACCAAAGCAGACCCTTACAACACTG GTCACATGCGGGACAACCCTTCCCCTCTCATGATGCATTCCCCACAACTTCCCCAGTTCCCACCTGTGTCCCACCAGTCACCACCTCACAACATGCAGCCCAAGAAG CAGAGAGTCCCTGGGAGTCAAGGTGGGTTGAAGGAGGAGAAACTTTCTCCTTCACCAGTGATAAGAGGAGAACCATTTAACCCCGCAATGAGACCTGACCATCACAAACATCCAGATATCAAACCTTCTCAACCAGGACACAGCCAACAGA ATGTGAAGTCCATGGACAGCTCACGACCGGTCATCCGCTCCTCTGAGCCCAGTGggccttctccttctctgcagGATAAGGAGAAGTTCAAGCAGGAGCCCAAGACACCCACTGGCCCCAAAAAGGTTCAG GATGTGAAACTGAAGAATATGGGCTCCTGGGCCAGCCTGGCACAAAGGTCCACATCCACGCCTTTATCTGCAGCCAAGTCATCGAGTGAAAGCTTTGAACAGTTTCGTCGTGCCGCCCGGGAGAAGGAGGAGCGAGAGAAAGCCTTGAAGGCACAAGCCGAGCAGGCAGAAAAAGACAGATTACGCAGAGAGCAGGATAAACTACG AGGTCGAGATGAAGAGGATATCATGGAGCCCAGCAGACGGGTGCACGAGGAGCCACGCAGGCGTCTGGAGCAGCACATCCCAGCTCCttcgcagcagcagcagcagcagcagcagcagcaggagcccCAGCCAGCTGCCATTCAGCCACCTCCTCAGCCCCCCACGCCGCCACAGCCCACCACACAGAACCCACTAGACCAACAGAGGGAGCTAGCGCGCCGCAGGGAGCAGGAGCGGAGGAGGCGAGAAGCG ATGGCAGCAACTATTGACATGAATTTCCAAAGTGACTTAATGGCTATCTTTGAGGAAAACCTGTTTTGA